One stretch of Rhodoflexus caldus DNA includes these proteins:
- a CDS encoding DNA topoisomerase IV subunit B, translating into MATAIAYTEDSIKSLDWREHIRLRPGMYIGKLGDGSAHDDGIYVLVKEIIDNSIDEHMMGYGKQIDITITDRRVEVRDYGRGIPLGKVIDCVSKINTGGKYDSGAFQKSVGLNGVGTKAVNALSTYFSVESFRDGESKKAEFACGELIHDHEVTKTTEKNGTRVIFEPDNTIFKHYHFIPEFLEDQIWNYAFLNAGLTINYNGQKYFSKNGLADLLSRKTNEEDMRYPIIHLRGDDIEVAMTHTGQYGEEYYSFVNGQHTTQGGTHLAAFREAVVKTLRDFYKKQFEASDIRASIVGAIAIRVQEPVFESQTKTKLGSENISPEGISIRKFVNDFVSKALDDYLHKHPDVADALLKRILQSERERKDIAGIKKLANERAKKANLHNKKLRDCRLHFNEGKDERRFDSTLFITEGDSASGSLTKARDVQTQAVFSLRGKPLNCFGMTKKIVYENEEFNLLQHALNIEDGLEGLRYNKIVIATDADVDGMHIRLLLLTFFLQFFPDLVKNGHVYILETPLFRVRNKQKTIYCYSEEEKQAAIKQLGGKPEITRFKGLGEISPDEFGRFIGEDMRLEPIILKKDTPINKLLAYYMGKNSPERQQFIIDNLRIEMDSPVLPDVKEEAA; encoded by the coding sequence ATGGCAACAGCAATTGCATATACCGAAGACAGTATAAAGTCCTTAGACTGGCGCGAACATATCCGCCTGCGGCCGGGCATGTACATAGGTAAATTGGGCGACGGCTCGGCACACGACGACGGTATCTATGTCCTTGTCAAGGAAATTATAGACAACAGCATTGATGAGCATATGATGGGGTATGGCAAGCAAATTGACATCACCATCACCGACAGGCGCGTAGAAGTTCGGGATTATGGTCGCGGCATTCCGCTGGGTAAGGTAATTGACTGCGTAAGTAAAATTAACACGGGCGGCAAATATGACAGCGGTGCATTCCAGAAGTCTGTGGGGTTAAACGGTGTGGGTACCAAGGCCGTTAATGCACTTTCTACCTATTTTAGCGTAGAGTCGTTCCGCGATGGCGAATCAAAAAAGGCAGAATTTGCCTGTGGTGAACTGATACATGACCACGAGGTTACTAAAACCACAGAAAAAAACGGTACAAGGGTCATTTTTGAGCCCGATAATACCATTTTCAAGCATTATCACTTCATCCCCGAGTTTTTGGAAGACCAAATTTGGAACTATGCCTTCTTGAATGCCGGTCTTACCATTAATTACAACGGTCAAAAATATTTCTCAAAAAATGGTTTGGCCGACCTCCTCAGCCGCAAAACCAATGAGGAAGATATGCGCTACCCCATCATCCACCTGCGCGGTGATGATATAGAAGTAGCAATGACACACACCGGCCAGTACGGGGAAGAGTATTACTCATTTGTCAATGGGCAGCACACCACGCAAGGCGGTACGCATCTGGCCGCTTTCCGCGAAGCCGTTGTGAAAACCCTCCGCGATTTTTACAAAAAACAGTTTGAAGCCTCCGATATTCGTGCTTCCATTGTCGGTGCCATTGCCATCCGTGTACAAGAGCCTGTGTTTGAATCGCAAACCAAAACCAAACTTGGCAGCGAAAATATCTCACCCGAAGGCATCAGTATTCGCAAATTTGTAAACGATTTTGTCAGCAAAGCGTTAGATGACTACCTCCACAAGCATCCTGATGTAGCCGATGCCTTGTTGAAACGCATTTTGCAGTCCGAACGTGAACGCAAGGATATTGCGGGCATTAAAAAGTTAGCCAATGAGCGGGCTAAAAAAGCTAACCTGCACAATAAAAAACTGCGCGATTGTCGCCTGCACTTTAACGAAGGAAAAGACGAGCGCCGATTTGACTCTACCCTGTTCATTACCGAGGGTGATTCTGCCAGCGGCAGCCTAACCAAAGCCCGCGACGTGCAGACCCAAGCAGTGTTCAGCCTGCGCGGTAAGCCGCTCAACTGCTTTGGCATGACTAAAAAAATTGTCTATGAAAATGAAGAATTTAACCTGTTGCAACACGCACTGAATATTGAAGACGGCTTAGAAGGATTGCGTTATAACAAAATCGTTATTGCAACCGATGCCGACGTGGACGGTATGCACATCCGACTGCTGCTGCTTACCTTCTTCCTTCAATTTTTTCCTGATTTGGTGAAAAACGGGCACGTTTATATTCTGGAAACGCCACTTTTTCGCGTGCGAAACAAACAAAAAACCATTTACTGCTATTCGGAAGAAGAGAAACAGGCCGCCATCAAGCAATTAGGAGGCAAACCCGAAATCACCCGCTTCAAAGGTTTAGGTGAAATTTCTCCCGATGAATTTGGTCGTTTTATCGGTGAGGATATGCGTTTAGAGCCGATTATCCTCAAAAAAGATACCCCAATCAATAAATTGCTTGCCTATTACATGGGCAAAAACAGTCCTGAGCGTCAGCAGTTTATCATTGACAATCTGCGGATTGAAATGGATTCTCCCGTTCTGCCCGATGTGAAAGAGGAAGCAGCATAA
- a CDS encoding AI-2E family transporter — MQIYTPQQRLALHVSLILLLGCAILYGLLDYIPALIGSIILYVLFRKMNLFFTQKRKWNPSLSAILIIVLSLFIIIIPLITTSVMIAKKVMVYAANTSALVNYLTGFLKNPMIVEFQEVTGLDLQNPELLQKIAGRVGEFATSLFTPILSGTLNLFVGISIMYFILYYLFVNEQTVINGVYYYLPFDTTTVRQMFTELENNVKTNVLGQSLIAFIQGALVSIGFLIFSIPDALFWGVISFFMAFIPVLGTPLVWVPAGLIAISQGNTFGGVGLIIYGAVLVMNIDNVLRFSIARQLGDIHPLITILGVIFGVNFFGILGLVIGPLLISYFLVLVEAYKREYAKD; from the coding sequence ATGCAAATATACACCCCCCAACAGCGTCTTGCGCTTCATGTTTCACTAATACTGCTGCTTGGTTGTGCCATTTTGTACGGGCTGCTGGATTACATACCCGCCTTGATAGGAAGCATTATTCTGTATGTATTGTTCAGAAAAATGAACCTTTTTTTCACACAAAAAAGAAAGTGGAATCCAAGCCTCAGTGCCATTCTGATTATCGTACTGTCGCTGTTTATTATCATTATACCGCTAATTACCACAAGTGTGATGATAGCCAAAAAAGTGATGGTATATGCGGCTAATACCTCTGCATTGGTTAATTACCTGACAGGATTTCTGAAAAATCCGATGATAGTTGAGTTTCAGGAAGTAACCGGCTTAGACTTGCAAAACCCTGAACTGCTTCAGAAAATTGCAGGAAGGGTTGGGGAGTTTGCAACAAGTCTTTTTACGCCGATTCTTTCCGGAACATTGAATTTATTTGTCGGCATCAGTATTATGTATTTCATCCTTTACTATCTGTTTGTCAATGAGCAGACAGTTATTAATGGGGTTTACTACTACCTGCCCTTTGACACAACAACCGTGCGCCAAATGTTCACCGAACTGGAAAACAACGTGAAAACCAATGTTTTAGGGCAAAGTTTGATAGCATTTATCCAAGGGGCGTTAGTGTCCATAGGTTTCCTGATTTTTAGCATTCCCGATGCTCTTTTTTGGGGAGTCATCAGTTTTTTCATGGCATTTATTCCTGTTTTGGGTACGCCTTTGGTTTGGGTGCCTGCCGGCCTGATAGCTATCAGTCAGGGCAATACTTTTGGCGGTGTAGGTTTGATTATTTATGGCGCAGTACTTGTAATGAATATTGACAATGTGCTTCGCTTTTCCATAGCACGGCAGTTAGGCGATATACACCCGCTGATTACCATTTTGGGAGTAATATTCGGGGTTAATTTTTTCGGTATTCTCGGCTTGGTCATAGGCCCTCTGCTGATTTCCTACTTTTTGGTGCTTGTAGAAGCCTACAAGCGGGAATATGCAAAAGATTGA
- the hisD gene encoding histidinol dehydrogenase, with amino-acid sequence MQLFQLPARSEWPDLVARPALDLKAIEKKVKPIIKEVRKNGDAALSKFTKKFDGVKMKQFEVSQAEFEEAENLVSDELKAAIRTAHQNIHTFHSRQHEHFSPIETMPGVRCWRKSVPIEKVGLYIPGGTAPLFSTVLMLATPAVIAGCHHIVMVTPPGRDGKINPAILFAAKVAGVQKVYKVGGAHAIAALAFGTESIPKVDKIFGPGNQFVTAAKQLVAKRGTAIDMPAGPSEVAVLADHTANPAFVAADLLSQAEHGIDSHVLLVTTHEPLISAVVDEIREQLSVLPRRALAAASLTHSKCIVVADQEEAIDLLNEYAAEHLILSVANPDEVANKIINAGSVFLGHYTPEAAGDYASGTNHTLPTNGYARAIAGVSVDSFVKKITYQQISEEGLRNIGPIVETMAEAEQLHAHRQAVTIRLQHLANQPVEPVEIISSDN; translated from the coding sequence ATGCAACTGTTTCAATTGCCTGCTCGCAGCGAGTGGCCTGATTTAGTGGCAAGACCTGCCTTAGACCTCAAAGCAATAGAAAAAAAAGTAAAGCCGATTATCAAAGAGGTAAGAAAAAACGGCGATGCTGCTTTGTCTAAATTTACCAAAAAGTTTGACGGTGTTAAGATGAAGCAGTTTGAGGTTTCACAAGCGGAATTTGAGGAAGCCGAAAACTTGGTTTCCGATGAATTGAAAGCAGCCATTCGCACCGCACATCAAAATATTCACACTTTTCACTCGCGCCAACACGAACATTTTTCACCGATTGAAACCATGCCCGGTGTGCGTTGCTGGCGGAAGAGCGTACCGATTGAAAAAGTAGGGCTTTACATACCCGGCGGCACTGCTCCGTTGTTTTCTACCGTTTTAATGTTGGCTACTCCTGCTGTTATCGCAGGTTGTCATCACATTGTGATGGTTACTCCTCCGGGACGCGACGGCAAAATCAACCCTGCTATTTTGTTTGCCGCCAAAGTGGCAGGTGTGCAAAAAGTTTACAAAGTAGGTGGAGCTCATGCCATTGCCGCCCTTGCTTTTGGTACAGAAAGTATTCCAAAAGTAGATAAAATTTTCGGCCCGGGCAATCAGTTTGTAACTGCTGCCAAACAGTTAGTTGCCAAAAGAGGAACAGCCATTGACATGCCCGCAGGGCCATCGGAAGTGGCTGTTTTGGCAGACCACACCGCCAATCCTGCTTTCGTAGCTGCCGATTTACTCTCACAGGCTGAGCATGGTATTGACAGCCACGTATTGCTGGTTACAACCCATGAACCCCTGATAAGTGCCGTTGTAGATGAAATCCGCGAGCAGTTGAGCGTATTGCCGCGTCGTGCATTGGCTGCCGCATCACTGACGCACAGCAAGTGCATAGTGGTTGCCGACCAAGAAGAAGCCATTGACCTGTTGAATGAGTACGCCGCCGAGCACCTTATTTTGTCTGTTGCCAATCCTGACGAAGTGGCCAATAAAATCATCAACGCCGGTTCCGTATTCTTGGGGCACTACACTCCCGAAGCCGCCGGCGACTATGCTTCCGGCACCAATCACACACTGCCAACCAATGGCTATGCGCGTGCCATTGCAGGTGTTTCGGTAGATAGTTTTGTAAAGAAAATTACCTATCAGCAGATTTCCGAAGAAGGACTGCGCAACATCGGGCCGATAGTAGAAACTATGGCAGAAGCCGAGCAACTGCATGCTCACAGACAAGCCGTAACTATCCGATTGCAACATCTTGCCAATCAGCCTGTTGAGCCTGTTGAAATAATCTCTTCCGATAACTAA
- a CDS encoding DUF4153 domain-containing protein has translation MEESIKNNLNSPHELEKLYREDKISFKRAFDNVYPDIQHHMVSQVWYERLRFGQEKISWGVKNELPFVIVLAAIAGIVVNIPDWIAIIDEKLAIDDEYFYTRHLGFLFLPMLMVYFAWKKQLRLLKSILPVVGVTLSVAYMNLLPDNSASDTLGLACIHMPLLMWALWGYSFMGQDLRNYIERINFLRFNGDLVILTTIMLLAGGILSGITFGLFSLIDINIANFYFPNVMKWGIVAAPIIGSYLVQANPQLVKNVSPVIAKVFTPLVLIMLVVYLATIVYTGKNPYNDRDFLIIFNLLLIGVMAIILFAVTETAKNSAARWNHRLLFILSVVTIVINAVALSAIIFRISEWGITPNRLAVLGGNLLILTNLIAVAYWLMHTLKNPRALEKVDNSIAAFLPVYTLWTIIVIFIFPVLFNFR, from the coding sequence ATGGAAGAATCTATCAAAAACAATCTGAACAGCCCGCATGAGTTGGAAAAACTATATCGGGAAGATAAAATATCCTTCAAAAGGGCGTTTGACAATGTATATCCTGATATTCAGCATCATATGGTTTCACAGGTGTGGTATGAGCGCTTGCGTTTTGGGCAGGAAAAAATTTCGTGGGGCGTGAAAAATGAATTGCCTTTTGTTATTGTCTTGGCTGCTATTGCCGGAATAGTAGTTAATATACCCGATTGGATAGCCATAATTGATGAAAAGCTGGCCATTGATGACGAATATTTTTATACTCGCCACCTTGGTTTTTTGTTTCTGCCGATGCTCATGGTCTATTTTGCTTGGAAGAAACAATTGCGTTTGCTAAAAAGCATACTGCCGGTGGTCGGAGTAACTCTTTCAGTAGCATATATGAACCTGCTCCCTGATAATTCGGCAAGCGATACGCTTGGACTTGCCTGTATCCATATGCCTTTGCTCATGTGGGCCTTATGGGGCTATTCGTTTATGGGGCAAGATTTAAGAAACTATATTGAGCGAATCAACTTCCTGAGATTCAATGGGGATTTGGTTATTCTTACAACTATTATGTTGCTTGCCGGAGGTATTCTGTCGGGTATAACTTTCGGCTTGTTTAGCCTGATTGATATCAACATAGCGAATTTTTATTTCCCAAACGTAATGAAGTGGGGCATAGTGGCAGCGCCTATTATCGGCAGCTACCTCGTGCAGGCGAATCCGCAGTTGGTCAAGAATGTATCGCCTGTGATTGCTAAGGTTTTTACGCCATTGGTGTTGATAATGCTGGTGGTTTATTTGGCAACAATTGTTTACACGGGTAAAAATCCATACAACGACCGCGATTTTCTAATTATTTTCAATTTATTATTGATTGGCGTAATGGCTATTATTTTGTTTGCCGTTACGGAAACGGCCAAAAACAGCGCTGCCCGATGGAATCACCGGTTGCTTTTCATATTGTCTGTCGTAACGATTGTAATTAATGCAGTAGCCTTATCGGCTATCATTTTCCGAATTTCCGAATGGGGCATTACCCCCAATCGCTTAGCCGTATTAGGCGGCAATTTGCTGATATTGACCAACTTAATAGCAGTGGCTTATTGGCTGATGCATACACTTAAAAATCCGCGTGCACTGGAAAAGGTTGACAACAGCATAGCGGCTTTTTTGCCTGTTTATACTTTGTGGACAATTATCGTAATTTTTATTTTTCCCGTATTGTTTAATTTCAGATAG
- a CDS encoding winged helix-turn-helix domain-containing protein has protein sequence MKILIDGLHKAFESRVRLGVMAVLAVNESMDFNSLKEYLDVTDGNLASHLKALEKEEFIGIEKSFVGRKPNTRYFITPQGRKAFEEHINALEKLIQSQK, from the coding sequence GTGAAAATATTGATAGATGGATTGCATAAAGCCTTTGAAAGCCGAGTCAGGTTGGGCGTTATGGCTGTGCTTGCAGTAAACGAAAGCATGGATTTTAACTCATTAAAGGAATATCTTGACGTTACCGACGGCAATCTGGCAAGCCATCTGAAAGCTCTTGAAAAAGAGGAATTTATCGGTATAGAAAAATCTTTTGTCGGTAGAAAGCCCAATACCCGATATTTTATCACACCGCAGGGGCGTAAGGCTTTTGAAGAACATATCAATGCATTGGAAAAACTGATTCAGTCACAAAAATAA
- the dprA gene encoding DNA-processing protein DprA gives MAKLYEVALSFIPQIGSVLTKQLVSYCGSAEQVFKISKGKLLKIPNIGEKTAALISEHQADALKKAEAVLKQAEKEQAKLLFYTDADYPLRLRQFADTPAVIYWQGNADLNAPVTVGIVGTRKATKYGKAITEQIIAQLQPLKATVISGLAYGIDIVAHREALKYDLPTIGVMGSGLDRIYPHEHASTARQMIANGGLLTEYTFGTSPAAPHFPNRNRIIAALSDAVIVVEAAAKGGALITAEYANQYNREVFAVPGNLGQTYSEGCNYLIQNHKAHIFTSVEAMVAAMNWHNETQGQAGKSAAKSHQVSVLNLAKEEAEIYSLLKQHGEMHLDDLGWQSGLGVSQAAVALLSLEFQGLVKSLPGKKFAIS, from the coding sequence ATGGCTAAACTTTACGAAGTTGCTTTGTCATTCATTCCCCAAATCGGGAGCGTGCTGACAAAGCAACTTGTAAGTTATTGCGGCTCTGCCGAGCAGGTTTTTAAAATCAGCAAAGGAAAACTACTCAAAATACCTAACATCGGCGAAAAGACCGCCGCTCTGATTAGCGAACATCAGGCAGATGCCCTCAAAAAAGCAGAGGCAGTACTGAAACAAGCCGAAAAAGAGCAAGCTAAACTGTTGTTTTATACCGATGCCGATTATCCGCTGAGGCTCAGGCAGTTTGCAGATACTCCCGCGGTCATCTATTGGCAAGGCAATGCCGATTTGAACGCACCCGTAACAGTAGGCATAGTGGGTACACGCAAGGCAACCAAATACGGCAAAGCCATTACCGAGCAAATCATTGCCCAATTGCAGCCGCTGAAAGCAACTGTTATAAGTGGACTTGCCTATGGTATAGACATTGTTGCACATCGCGAGGCACTCAAATATGACTTGCCGACCATTGGCGTAATGGGAAGTGGTTTAGACCGCATTTACCCGCATGAGCATGCCTCCACAGCCCGTCAAATGATTGCCAACGGCGGACTTTTAACAGAATACACCTTCGGAACATCGCCCGCAGCGCCTCACTTCCCCAACCGAAACCGCATTATAGCTGCACTTTCGGATGCTGTCATAGTGGTTGAAGCTGCTGCCAAAGGAGGGGCGCTTATTACGGCAGAGTATGCCAATCAGTACAACCGCGAGGTATTCGCCGTACCGGGTAATTTGGGTCAAACCTATTCGGAAGGTTGTAACTACCTGATTCAAAACCACAAAGCGCATATTTTCACCTCTGTGGAAGCGATGGTCGCCGCCATGAACTGGCACAATGAAACCCAAGGACAGGCAGGCAAATCAGCCGCAAAATCGCATCAAGTAAGTGTTCTGAATTTAGCCAAAGAAGAGGCAGAAATATACAGCCTGCTGAAACAGCATGGCGAAATGCACTTGGACGATTTGGGCTGGCAAAGCGGCCTTGGTGTATCGCAAGCAGCTGTGGCACTGCTCAGCCTTGAATTTCAGGGACTTGTAAAATCTTTACCCGGGAAAAAGTTTGCTATCAGCTAA
- a CDS encoding tetratricopeptide repeat protein, producing the protein MKRILAPMLTVAIFALAAACSSDEAGKVNQEAGKFFLRGKAALQQKNYEEAIRLFKEAVNKDSSFADAWNNWGVAEAALGRHEAAILSYQGALRADSTFTDAYYNRSNAFFETGKMEEALADIEKVIPAYKDSAYVFVSRGVIFARLKQPEKALADFTEAIRLDVRNTDAYINRGTLLFAQKQYDAAMKDFQQALQLQPANDFALNNIASVLIAQGKYAEALEKLNQALAKNPRQAYFLNNRSFVHMMTGNLKAAREDLQLSLYYDSDNSWAVRNGGILALKENKPDSALAVLQKAFQMNPATDDIHYYLGLAYLATGNKKSACDEWKQSLAKGERQTIAEMQPNCR; encoded by the coding sequence ATGAAAAGAATACTTGCACCAATGCTGACGGTTGCAATATTTGCACTGGCAGCAGCCTGCTCGTCCGATGAGGCAGGTAAAGTCAATCAAGAGGCCGGTAAATTTTTTCTGCGGGGCAAAGCAGCACTCCAACAAAAAAACTATGAGGAAGCCATCCGATTGTTTAAAGAAGCGGTCAATAAAGACAGTTCTTTTGCCGATGCATGGAACAACTGGGGGGTGGCAGAGGCAGCGCTGGGCAGGCACGAGGCCGCCATTCTTTCTTATCAGGGTGCGCTAAGGGCTGACAGTACGTTTACCGATGCTTATTACAACCGCTCCAATGCGTTTTTTGAAACAGGCAAAATGGAGGAAGCACTGGCCGATATTGAAAAAGTGATACCTGCTTACAAAGATTCGGCATATGTTTTTGTCAGTCGCGGAGTTATTTTCGCCCGCCTAAAACAACCAGAAAAAGCATTGGCCGACTTTACGGAAGCCATCAGGTTAGATGTCCGCAATACAGATGCATACATCAACCGCGGCACCTTGTTGTTTGCGCAAAAACAGTATGACGCGGCCATGAAAGACTTTCAGCAAGCACTTCAACTGCAACCCGCAAACGACTTTGCACTCAACAACATAGCCTCGGTTCTAATAGCACAGGGGAAATATGCCGAAGCACTTGAAAAACTCAATCAGGCACTTGCCAAAAATCCCCGACAGGCATATTTCCTCAATAACCGTTCATTTGTACATATGATGACCGGCAACCTGAAAGCCGCCCGAGAAGACCTGCAACTTTCACTCTATTATGACAGCGACAACAGTTGGGCTGTTCGCAACGGCGGAATTTTGGCGCTGAAAGAAAACAAGCCCGACAGCGCACTGGCCGTATTGCAAAAAGCCTTTCAGATGAACCCCGCTACCGATGACATTCACTATTATTTAGGGCTGGCCTATCTTGCAACAGGCAATAAAAAATCGGCCTGCGATGAGTGGAAACAATCGCTTGCCAAAGGAGAACGCCAAACGATAGCGGAAATGCAGCCAAACTGCCGATAG
- a CDS encoding YfhO family protein, which yields MKQLTIGKVLPYIISILAFYAITAIYFSPEVFEGKSLAQDDIIRYEGGSKEVRDFNATNPEPSMWTNSMFGGMPVYVLNPVFPDQPIAVIDRIFKGLFFSGQTAHMLFQTMLCMFIALAVFGVSPYVAAIAAAAFGLSTYNLIIIEVGHMTKAWAIAYAPLVLSGIYLTFRGKLLQGFALTALALALEIRANHLQITYYLAFVCAVYGVAELIRAVQEQKLPAFAKTVGVLLLAAGLAVAANSGRLLTTADYGKYSQRGKAELTPLPGEEAANPQDGLNRDYAFSWSQGIAETFTLILPNFYGGSNNEKLNPQGATYRFLEDVMRSGQIGNQEFTQFTTRSPFMYWGDQPFTNAPVYAGAIICFLFVWFLMIATPPQRYWMLGGVLLMFMFSWGSNFASFNYLMFDYFPGFNKFRSVSMALSLAVMLMVIGAAMGLQRTLFLSEKEHPDWFKKLGIAFGLTGGLCALFFIMSGSFSFSGPADEQFGSLIDAVKADRQAMFRSDAIRSFLLISAAALLIYLHIKQKVGLAIVTAVVGGLIIFDNWSVGKRYLNNDSFQPQAKEAAHAPSPADEAILKDKDLSYRVLNLNNPFNDAATSYYHKSVGGYFAAKLRRYQDLINRRLETEIKFLIDSLQKGRMPDFSRTPALNMLNTRYLILNPGSAEGVLRNPAALGNAWFIGELQAVNSADEEMAALAKLSPDSVAVVDIAKFPQAKAGRYPRAGASIKLTAYAPNQLTYEYDSPADGFVVFSEIYYPDGWQVKIDGQDAGEFVRVNYVLRGLAVPKGKHTIVCKFDPAIYRQGSLLTMIASYVLVAVLATSIGLMFYRKK from the coding sequence ATGAAACAACTCACGATTGGCAAGGTGTTGCCCTATATTATCAGCATTCTTGCTTTTTATGCCATAACTGCCATTTACTTTTCGCCCGAAGTTTTTGAAGGAAAATCCCTTGCGCAGGATGATATTATCCGCTACGAAGGTGGCTCTAAGGAAGTGCGCGATTTTAACGCAACAAACCCCGAGCCGAGCATGTGGACAAATAGCATGTTTGGCGGTATGCCCGTATATGTGCTGAATCCTGTATTTCCCGACCAGCCCATTGCAGTGATTGACCGTATTTTCAAAGGTTTGTTTTTTTCGGGACAAACGGCGCATATGTTATTCCAGACGATGCTGTGCATGTTTATTGCACTTGCTGTTTTTGGGGTGAGCCCTTATGTGGCGGCAATAGCAGCGGCGGCTTTCGGGCTTTCAACATACAACCTTATTATTATTGAAGTCGGTCATATGACCAAAGCATGGGCAATTGCTTATGCCCCGCTCGTCCTTTCAGGTATTTATCTGACTTTCAGGGGTAAACTATTGCAAGGCTTTGCATTAACCGCTCTTGCATTGGCACTTGAAATTCGCGCCAACCACTTGCAGATTACCTACTACCTTGCCTTTGTATGTGCCGTTTACGGCGTAGCCGAACTGATACGCGCTGTTCAGGAACAAAAACTGCCGGCATTTGCCAAAACTGTGGGCGTGTTGCTGCTGGCCGCAGGGCTCGCGGTAGCAGCTAACTCAGGCCGCTTGCTTACGACAGCAGATTACGGCAAATATTCGCAACGAGGCAAAGCGGAACTCACGCCACTGCCCGGCGAGGAGGCCGCCAATCCGCAAGACGGCCTCAACCGCGATTATGCTTTCAGTTGGAGTCAGGGCATTGCAGAAACTTTCACACTGATACTGCCCAATTTTTACGGGGGCAGCAACAACGAGAAACTCAACCCACAAGGCGCAACTTATCGCTTTCTGGAAGATGTGATGCGCTCAGGCCAAATCGGCAATCAAGAGTTTACACAGTTTACTACGCGCTCGCCTTTCATGTATTGGGGCGACCAGCCGTTCACTAACGCTCCGGTATATGCAGGTGCTATCATCTGTTTTTTGTTTGTGTGGTTTCTCATGATAGCAACCCCGCCACAACGCTATTGGATGCTGGGGGGAGTATTGCTCATGTTTATGTTTTCATGGGGAAGCAACTTTGCGTCATTCAACTACCTCATGTTTGACTATTTCCCCGGTTTTAACAAGTTCCGCTCCGTTTCCATGGCGCTAAGCCTTGCGGTTATGCTGATGGTTATTGGTGCGGCTATGGGCTTGCAACGCACGCTTTTCCTTTCCGAAAAAGAACATCCTGACTGGTTCAAAAAACTGGGGATTGCTTTTGGGCTTACAGGCGGCCTTTGTGCGCTGTTTTTCATCATGAGCGGCTCGTTCAGTTTCAGCGGCCCTGCCGATGAGCAATTTGGCAGCCTGATTGATGCAGTCAAAGCAGACCGACAAGCAATGTTCCGCAGCGATGCCATCCGCTCGTTCCTGCTTATTTCGGCAGCAGCTTTACTAATTTATCTGCATATCAAGCAAAAAGTAGGACTGGCTATTGTTACTGCCGTTGTTGGCGGCTTGATTATATTTGATAATTGGAGCGTAGGCAAGCGCTATCTGAATAATGATTCTTTCCAACCACAGGCAAAAGAGGCTGCACATGCACCAAGCCCTGCCGATGAGGCTATTCTGAAAGACAAAGACCTCAGCTATCGTGTGCTGAACCTGAACAATCCTTTCAATGATGCGGCAACCTCTTACTACCACAAGTCCGTAGGTGGATATTTTGCCGCTAAACTCCGTCGCTATCAGGATTTGATTAACCGTCGTTTAGAAACAGAAATTAAGTTTCTGATAGACAGTTTGCAGAAAGGTCGTATGCCTGATTTCAGTCGCACGCCTGCACTTAACATGCTCAATACAAGGTATTTAATTCTGAATCCGGGCAGTGCGGAAGGTGTGCTGCGCAACCCTGCGGCATTGGGTAATGCGTGGTTTATTGGCGAACTGCAAGCCGTAAACAGTGCCGATGAAGAAATGGCAGCCCTTGCCAAGCTCTCCCCTGATTCTGTGGCAGTAGTTGATATTGCGAAGTTTCCACAGGCAAAGGCCGGACGCTATCCGCGTGCGGGTGCAAGCATCAAACTCACGGCTTATGCCCCCAACCAACTGACTTATGAGTATGACAGCCCTGCCGATGGTTTTGTTGTATTCTCCGAAATCTATTATCCCGATGGCTGGCAAGTAAAGATTGACGGGCAAGATGCGGGTGAGTTTGTTCGCGTCAATTATGTACTGCGCGGGTTAGCTGTTCCCAAAGGAAAGCACACAATTGTTTGCAAGTTTGACCCTGCTATTTATCGCCAAGGCAGCTTGCTAACCATGATTGCCTCTTACGTGCTGGTAGCAGTGCTCGCAACGTCTATCGGGCTAATGTTTTACAGGAAAAAATAA